In one Lolium rigidum isolate FL_2022 chromosome 3, APGP_CSIRO_Lrig_0.1, whole genome shotgun sequence genomic region, the following are encoded:
- the LOC124700823 gene encoding PITH domain-containing protein At3g04780-like: MATAPAPTTAAPAPPAAAAAAPSASVPRGQVDLVDFIDWTGVECLNQDPAHPIANAFKQGYREDDGLHLASDSDEQLLIYIPFMQVIKLHSVLFKGPEEEGPKSVKLFSNKEHMGFSNVNDFPPSDSVDLSSSHLLESKPVTLKYVKFQNVRSLTMFIEDNQSGADITQIQKIALYGTTVDTTNMKDLKKIEEH, from the exons ATGGCGACCGCCCCCGCGCCGACCaccgccgcgccggcccctccggcggcggccgcggccgcccCGTCCGCCTCggtgccgcgcggccaggtggatcTGGTCGACTTCATCGACTGGACCGGCGTCgagtgcctcaaccaggaccccgCGCACCCCATCGCCAACGCCTTCAAGCAG GGCTACAGGGAGGACGACGGCCTGCACCTCGCCAGCGATTCCGACGAGCAGCTGCTCATCTACATCCCCTTCATGCAGGTTATCAAGCTGCATTCCGTGCTCTTCAAAGGccccgaggaagaag GTCCCAAATCTGTGAAACTCTTCTCCAACAAAGAGCATATGGGTTTCAG CAATGTCAATGACTTTCCACCAAGTGACAGTGTTGACCTATCCTCCAGCCATTTACTAGAA AGCAAGCCTGTGACGCTAAAGTATGTGAAGTTCCAGAATGTTCGCAG CTTGACTATGTTTATTGAAGACAATCAAAGCGGAGCTGACATCACACAAATTCAGAAGATTGCGCTTTATGGAACAAC CGTGGACACAACAAACATGAAGGACCTGAAGAAGATAGAAGAGCATTAA
- the LOC124700824 gene encoding protein LIFEGUARD 2-like: MIETPELRWAFIRKVYVIVSLQMLVTVAVAGAMYLTPAVRNFFLSQTPAALVAFILILISPLLVMLPMVYFRQKHPINLVFLFIFTVCISASVGLGCLTKRGPIIFEAAAMTLVVVAGLTAYTFWAAKRGHDFEFLGPFLFAACLILFIYALLMVLFPLGKTAALVYGCIASLVFSAFIIYDTDNLIKRYTYDEYVAASITLYLDIINLFKAILIALEGAD, from the exons ATGATCGAGACGCCGGAGCTCCGGTGGGCCTTCATCCGGAAGGTCTACGTCATCGTGTCGCTGCAGATGCTCGTCACGGTGGCCGTCGCCGGCGCCATGTACCTCACCCCGGCCGTGAGGAACTTCTTCCTCTCCCAGACCCCCGCCGCGCTCGTCgccttcatcctcatcctcatctccCCCCTCCTCG TGATGCTGCCGATGGTGTACTTCCGGCAGAAGCACCCGATCAACCTGGTGTTCCTGTTCATCTTCACCGTCTGCATCAGCGCCTCCGTGGGGCTGGGATGCCTCACCAAGCGAGGGCCGATCATcttcgaggcggcggccatgacgctcgtcgtcgtcgccgggctCACCGCCTACACCTTCTGGGCGGCCAAGCGCGGGCACGACTTCGAGTTCCTGGGGCCGTTCCTCTTCGCCGCCTGCCTCATCCTCTTCATCTACGCGCTCCTCATGGTGCTGTTCCCCTTGGGCAAGACGGCGGCGCTGGTGTACGGCTGCATCGCGTCGCTCGTCTTCTCGGCCTTCATCATCTACGACACCGACAACCTCATCAAGAGATACACCTACGACGAGTATGTCGCCGCCTCCATCACGCTCTACCTCGACATCATCAACCTCTTCAAGGCGATCCTCATCGCACTCGAAGGCGCCGACTGA